TTGTTTAGTTGttcagtttttaattaaatataatatttataatccaaaaaagtacatttttggaAAAATATTGACAATGCATGATGAAGTGAAATATTAAGTGACGTTCTGGCCTAATACATCAGTTTTAACAACATTACTGTATCTGAGCTTCGTAGGCCAGTTATTGCAGATTTGAATGCTTATGCTGTTGTTGTATTTACAGTCTTATTTGTCCTAGTTGTTATAGTCTTTAGTTCCAGAATAAAAGTTCGTATGCTAACTGAGGATGGCTAAACGCAAAAGCCTAGGGTTGTTCTATAGACTTAGCCTCATCATTTACTGAATGGAAGCTGTCTTGACTTTGCTATGAAACTGCTGATCGTTCTTATTATTTTTTGAGTTGAACCTGATAATTATGTATATATTTAGTTATTGAGTAACACGTAATTTGGGGTATAGTTAGGGAATGCTTTCTTGCAGTTAGGTACATAGATGTAGCTACATAAAAATGTAGCAAGATAAAGAAAGTGCATGTGACAAATGTGGTTATGAAGTACACATTGCTTTTATTTACTGAAGTCAAATACAGAAGTCTAGCACATATCAGTGATACGCCTCATGCTCATGAACCTCATCCCGCTCATGCCCATGTCCCTGAAGCTCCTGTACTCTCCGGGCCTCAGGTACATCATCCTGCCTCTGTAGTGGGGCTGCTCGTACATCAGCCAGTGGCCATCCATCACGTTGCAGGACATGCAGTCGGACATGCGGTAGCGGTCCATGATGCTGTCGCAGTCGTCCATCAGCTCGTACATCTGACCACCGAAGTTCTCCCTCTCATAGATCCTCATCCTGAACTGGCCTCTGTGCTGTAATTAAATGTAGAGAAAATGTAAGTATGATTACTAAGGCGCATTTTAAAAGTTAATAATGAATCAAAATTATAGTAGCAAAAGTGAAGCACG
This window of the Maylandia zebra isolate NMK-2024a linkage group LG16, Mzebra_GT3a, whole genome shotgun sequence genome carries:
- the zgc:153846 gene encoding gamma-crystallin M1; this translates as MGKIVFYEDRNFQGRSYECTSDCSDMSSYLSRCQSCRVESGCFMVYERPNYMGMQFFLRRGEYHDMQRMMSMGMMFDSIRSCRMIPFHRGQFRMRIYERENFGGQMYELMDDCDSIMDRYRMSDCMSCNVMDGHWLMYEQPHYRGRMMYLRPGEYRSFRDMGMSGMRFMSMRRITDMC